The Bombus terrestris chromosome 4, iyBomTerr1.2, whole genome shotgun sequence genome has a window encoding:
- the LOC100649008 gene encoding protein-L-isoaspartate(D-aspartate) O-methyltransferase isoform X4 — translation MKVVKTAISLLFSEFAYEMAWSGRFHAKNNHDLIQHLKSSRIIKSDRVYEAMSSVDRGNYTCSGYAYIDSPQDIGYGATISAPHMHAYALEILEDKLCDGARALDVGSGSGYLTACMAMMLGTNGLAIVGDGRLGYPEKAPYDAIHVGAAAKEMPQALIDQLAPGGRLVLPVGPRNSDQVLVQVDKTKDGKIKKKSLTGVVFVPLTSKDKQHPS, via the exons ATGAAAGTGGTAAAAACAG CGataagtttattattttctgaATTTGCATATGAAATGGCCTGGTCTGGGAGATTTCACGCAAAAAACAATCATGATCTTATACAACATCTGAAAT CATCAAGAATAATTAAATCAGACAGAGTTTATGAAGCAATGTCTTCTGTAGATAGAGGAAATTATACCTGTTCTGGCTATGCATATATAGATTCTCCACAGGATATTGGCTATGGTGCAACTATAAGTGCTCCTCATATG cATGCATATGCTTTGGAAATACTTGAAGATAAGCTGTGTGATGGTGCTAGAGCATTAGATGTTGGTTCTGGTTCTGGATATTTAACAGCATGTATGGCAATGATGTTAGGAACAAATGGATTAGCTATAG TTGGAGATGGAAGATTAGGATATCCAGAAAAAGCACCATATGATGCTATTCATGTGGGAGCTGCTGCTAAAGAAATGCCTCAAGCT TTAATTGATCAACTAGCTCCTGGAGGACGTTTGGTGTTACCAGTGGGTCCAAGGAACTCAGATCAAGTTTTAGTACAGGTTGATAAAACAAAGGATGGGAAGATTAAGAAAAAGTCTCTTACGGGTGTAGTTTTTGTTCCATTAACAAGTAAAGATAAACAACATCCTTCATGA
- the LOC100646277 gene encoding equilibrative nucleoside transporter 3 isoform X2, protein MSYSINRRPLLGGVSDSEFEDDLETEADDPNISVPDEKPFLNQYEPSDKYNLAYIVFYVLGINTLIPWSFFITADDYWLYKFREIQKNSTKGINYTHMENLEKKTDLQASFTSYISVASALPNTFFLIVNAFISERIPLRVRMVGSQCTILLFFILTTMFVKINTDKWQGTFLIITLITVACVNAASAIFGGSLMGIAGRFSPKYITAMSSGQALGGIITAIAEICSLWIGASPVLSGLVYFIIGDVILFLSLIAYIILEKAVFFRHHMVEKLSENVEADYSITGEVTFSQGTTISYMRIIKRIWHYGINVFLVFLISFSVYPALTVLVDSQYKGKGYVWNDIYFVPVVTYLIFSCGDYTGRILSGIFQWGCRFSREGNCMYYDGSFPWYRINIRFCTQFAYS, encoded by the exons ATGTCATATTCTATAAATAGAAGACCTTTGCTAGGAGGTGTATCAGACAGTGAATTTGAAGATGATTTAGAAACTGAAGCTGATGATCCAAATATTTCTGTTCCGGATGAAAAACCATTCCTAAATCAATATGAACCGAGTGATAA atataatcttgcatatatcgTTTTTTATGTACTTGGTATAAATACATTAATTCCTTGGAGCTTTTTCATCACAGCTGATGATTATTGGTTGTATAAATTTCGAGAGATACAGAAAAATTCTACAAAAGGTATTAATTACACTCAtatggaaaatttagaaaaaaaaactgATCTCCAAGCTAGTTTTACATCATATATAAGCGTAGCAAGTGCACTaccaaatacattttttttaattgtaaatgcaTTTATTAGTGAAAG aaTTCCCTTAAGAGTAAGAATGGTGGGCTCTCAATgcacaatattattattttttattctaacaacaatgtttgttaaaataaatacggACAAAT GGCAGggaacatttttaataattacctTGATCACAGTGGCATGTGtcaatg CTGCAAGTGCAATTTTTGGAGGGAGTTTAATGGGTATTGCTGGACGCTTTTCTCCAAAATATATAACAGCTATGTCAAGTGGGCAAGCTCTTGGAGGAATTATTACTGCTATAGCAGAAATATGTTCTCTTTGGATTGGTGCTAGTCCTGTACTTTCAGGGctagtttattttataattggaGATGTTATATTGTTCTTATCTTTGATTGCATATATAATTCTAGAAAAAGCA GTATTTTTCAGACATCATATGGTAGAAAAATTGTCTGAAAATGTAGAAGCAGATTATTCAATAACCGGAGAAGTAACTTTTTCGCAAGGCACTACAATATCTTATATGCGtattattaaaagaatttgGCATTATGGTATTAATGTATTTCTAGTATTTTTGATATCCTTTTCTGTATATCCAGCACTTACTGTGTTAGTGGACAGTCAGTATAAAGGCAAAGGTTATGTATGGAATG atatttattttgtacCTGTGGTGACCTACCTCATTTTTAGTTGTGGTGATTATACTGGAAGAATATTATCAGGCATTTTTCAATGG GGTTGTAGATTCTCAAGAGAAGGAAATTGCATGTATTATGATGGGAGCTTTCCTTGGTATAGGATTAATATCAGGTTCTGCACTCAGTTTGCTTATAGTTAA
- the LOC100649008 gene encoding protein-L-isoaspartate(D-aspartate) O-methyltransferase isoform X2 produces MFLVFAISLLFSEFAYEMAWSGRFHAKNNHDLIQHLKSSRIIKSDRVYEAMSSVDRGNYTCSGYAYIDSPQDIGYGATISAPHMHAYALEILEDKLCDGARALDVGSGSGYLTACMAMMLGTNGLAIGIEHISELKSFAMQNIQRDNPELLESGRVQLVVGDGRLGYPEKAPYDAIHVGAAAKEMPQALIDQLAPGGRLVLPVGPRNSDQVLVQVDKTKDGKIKKKSLTGVVFVPLTSKDKQHPS; encoded by the exons ATGTTCCTCGTATTTG CGataagtttattattttctgaATTTGCATATGAAATGGCCTGGTCTGGGAGATTTCACGCAAAAAACAATCATGATCTTATACAACATCTGAAAT CATCAAGAATAATTAAATCAGACAGAGTTTATGAAGCAATGTCTTCTGTAGATAGAGGAAATTATACCTGTTCTGGCTATGCATATATAGATTCTCCACAGGATATTGGCTATGGTGCAACTATAAGTGCTCCTCATATG cATGCATATGCTTTGGAAATACTTGAAGATAAGCTGTGTGATGGTGCTAGAGCATTAGATGTTGGTTCTGGTTCTGGATATTTAACAGCATGTATGGCAATGATGTTAGGAACAAATGGATTAGCTATAGGTATTGAACATATTTCTGAACTTAAATCATTTGCTATGCAAAATATTCAGAGAGATAACCCAGAACTTCTTGAAAGCGGTCGTGTTCAATTAGTtg TTGGAGATGGAAGATTAGGATATCCAGAAAAAGCACCATATGATGCTATTCATGTGGGAGCTGCTGCTAAAGAAATGCCTCAAGCT TTAATTGATCAACTAGCTCCTGGAGGACGTTTGGTGTTACCAGTGGGTCCAAGGAACTCAGATCAAGTTTTAGTACAGGTTGATAAAACAAAGGATGGGAAGATTAAGAAAAAGTCTCTTACGGGTGTAGTTTTTGTTCCATTAACAAGTAAAGATAAACAACATCCTTCATGA
- the LOC100649399 gene encoding T-cell activation inhibitor, mitochondrial isoform X2, translating to MYCALGRWKDAVRALSTGEISTALRPFYFTVHPDLFGQYPTQRTVNENSLKQLSSIIESLQQQRPIRPTTLPFYLRSKNEKELKAGKFTLVQIQLKEKDLRQTILSILKTCDLPTTFVDQIEEQKPPDSTKYKSRYWQRKGAGEDIDFSELEDDPIYASILMKRKINSEPDALKAYLDKHINEVHVKLEACRPMREEVQKLEKILCTELGLKNIIWDCGWNIAHYRGCLLAFKALAEHHPEPMEVLKNRTLVFANDTGISVEGNVMLNSGEVRHNWLDLIKNIQKYDVVLFRLPAFEKAVSQVLLDIKVGRRVLYMCRKFMPKVMVSQYERQLRQLTTTLSDYRGRRNYPKMWPADLSTYEIVIEAEAGPLMLSPTGQFIVPSSCPSFLLVNFITDNLEEATKRLHHYNNIKYVERELHDKTVQELGLTVLNKDDSITPDLMIQCCERLLLHKSVLAPLLKGVMLWVTHYYSVMSDGVLCIPWDWKL from the exons ATGTATTGTGCATTAGGAAGATG GAAAGATGCAGTAAGAGCTTTAAGTACGGGTGAAATATCCACCGCACTGCGACCTTTTTATTTTACCGTTCACCCCGATCTTTTTGGACAATATCCTACGCAAAGA acagtaaatgaaaattctttaaaaCAATTAAGTTCTATTATAGAAAGTTTACAACAGCAAAGACCAATAAGACCTACCACTTTACCATTTTATTTACGCTCAAAAAATGAAAAGGAACTCAAGGCTGGAAAATTTACTTTGGTACAGatacaattgaaagaaaaggatTTAAGACAAACTATACTTTCTATCTTAAAGACATGTGATTTGCCAACAACATTCGTAGATCAAATTGAAGAACAAAAGCCACCAGATAGTACAAAGTACAAGTCAAGATATTGGCAAAGAAAAGGAGCTGGGGAAGATATAGATTTCTCAGAACTGGAAGATGATCCTATTTATGCATCtattttaatgaaaagaaaaattaattcagaACCTGATGCTCTTAA GGCATATTTAGATAAACACATTAATGAAGTACATGTGAAGTTAGAAGCATGTAGACCAATGAGAGAAGAAGTACAAAAGTTGGAAAAGATATTATGTACTGAAttaggtttgaaaaatattatatgggACTGTGGATGGAACATAGCTCATTACAGGGGATGTTTATTAGCTTTTAAGGCATTAGCTGAACATCATCCTGAACCAATGGAAGTACTCAAAAATAGGACACTTGTCTTTGCCAATGATACAGGCATAAGTGTAGAGGGAAATGTTATGTTAAATTCAGGTGAAGTTAGACACAATTGGCTTGat tTAATCAAGAACATTCAGAAGTATGATGTGGTATTATTTAGATTACCAGCTTTCGAAAAGGCAGTTTCACAAGTGCTTCTTGACATTAAAGTTGGTCGACG GGTACTCTATATGTGCAGGAAATTCATGCCAAAAGTAATGGTTAGCCAGTATGAACGCCAACTTCGACAACTTACAACAACCCTCTCGGATTATCGAGGACGACGAAATTATCCGAAAATGTGGCCAGCCGATTTATCTACTTATGAAATCGTAATTGAAGC tgaAGCAGGTCCTTTAATGCTCTCTCCTACTGGACAGTTTATAGTTCCATCTTCATGTCCAAGTTTCCTTTTAGTAAACTTTATTACTGATAATTTAGAAGAAGCCACTAAAAGATTACATCATTACAATAA CATAAAATATGTAGAACGCGAACTACATGACAAAACAGTCCAGGAATTGGGATTGACTGTTTTAAATAAGGATGACAGTATAACTCCTGATTTGATGATACAATGTTGTGAACGCCTATTATTGCATAAAAGCGTTCTAGCTCCTTTATTGAAAGGCGTTATGCTTTGGGTGACGCATTATTACTCTGTCATGAGTGATGGTGTATTATGTATTCCATGGGACTGGAAACTTTGA
- the LOC100649399 gene encoding T-cell activation inhibitor, mitochondrial isoform X1, with protein MYCALGRCFCRKDAVRALSTGEISTALRPFYFTVHPDLFGQYPTQRTVNENSLKQLSSIIESLQQQRPIRPTTLPFYLRSKNEKELKAGKFTLVQIQLKEKDLRQTILSILKTCDLPTTFVDQIEEQKPPDSTKYKSRYWQRKGAGEDIDFSELEDDPIYASILMKRKINSEPDALKAYLDKHINEVHVKLEACRPMREEVQKLEKILCTELGLKNIIWDCGWNIAHYRGCLLAFKALAEHHPEPMEVLKNRTLVFANDTGISVEGNVMLNSGEVRHNWLDLIKNIQKYDVVLFRLPAFEKAVSQVLLDIKVGRRVLYMCRKFMPKVMVSQYERQLRQLTTTLSDYRGRRNYPKMWPADLSTYEIVIEAEAGPLMLSPTGQFIVPSSCPSFLLVNFITDNLEEATKRLHHYNNIKYVERELHDKTVQELGLTVLNKDDSITPDLMIQCCERLLLHKSVLAPLLKGVMLWVTHYYSVMSDGVLCIPWDWKL; from the exons ATGTATTGTGCATTAGGAAGATG TTTTTGCAGGAAAGATGCAGTAAGAGCTTTAAGTACGGGTGAAATATCCACCGCACTGCGACCTTTTTATTTTACCGTTCACCCCGATCTTTTTGGACAATATCCTACGCAAAGA acagtaaatgaaaattctttaaaaCAATTAAGTTCTATTATAGAAAGTTTACAACAGCAAAGACCAATAAGACCTACCACTTTACCATTTTATTTACGCTCAAAAAATGAAAAGGAACTCAAGGCTGGAAAATTTACTTTGGTACAGatacaattgaaagaaaaggatTTAAGACAAACTATACTTTCTATCTTAAAGACATGTGATTTGCCAACAACATTCGTAGATCAAATTGAAGAACAAAAGCCACCAGATAGTACAAAGTACAAGTCAAGATATTGGCAAAGAAAAGGAGCTGGGGAAGATATAGATTTCTCAGAACTGGAAGATGATCCTATTTATGCATCtattttaatgaaaagaaaaattaattcagaACCTGATGCTCTTAA GGCATATTTAGATAAACACATTAATGAAGTACATGTGAAGTTAGAAGCATGTAGACCAATGAGAGAAGAAGTACAAAAGTTGGAAAAGATATTATGTACTGAAttaggtttgaaaaatattatatgggACTGTGGATGGAACATAGCTCATTACAGGGGATGTTTATTAGCTTTTAAGGCATTAGCTGAACATCATCCTGAACCAATGGAAGTACTCAAAAATAGGACACTTGTCTTTGCCAATGATACAGGCATAAGTGTAGAGGGAAATGTTATGTTAAATTCAGGTGAAGTTAGACACAATTGGCTTGat tTAATCAAGAACATTCAGAAGTATGATGTGGTATTATTTAGATTACCAGCTTTCGAAAAGGCAGTTTCACAAGTGCTTCTTGACATTAAAGTTGGTCGACG GGTACTCTATATGTGCAGGAAATTCATGCCAAAAGTAATGGTTAGCCAGTATGAACGCCAACTTCGACAACTTACAACAACCCTCTCGGATTATCGAGGACGACGAAATTATCCGAAAATGTGGCCAGCCGATTTATCTACTTATGAAATCGTAATTGAAGC tgaAGCAGGTCCTTTAATGCTCTCTCCTACTGGACAGTTTATAGTTCCATCTTCATGTCCAAGTTTCCTTTTAGTAAACTTTATTACTGATAATTTAGAAGAAGCCACTAAAAGATTACATCATTACAATAA CATAAAATATGTAGAACGCGAACTACATGACAAAACAGTCCAGGAATTGGGATTGACTGTTTTAAATAAGGATGACAGTATAACTCCTGATTTGATGATACAATGTTGTGAACGCCTATTATTGCATAAAAGCGTTCTAGCTCCTTTATTGAAAGGCGTTATGCTTTGGGTGACGCATTATTACTCTGTCATGAGTGATGGTGTATTATGTATTCCATGGGACTGGAAACTTTGA
- the LOC100649008 gene encoding protein-L-isoaspartate(D-aspartate) O-methyltransferase isoform X3, with amino-acid sequence MAWSGRFHAKNNHDLIQHLKSSRIIKSDRVYEAMSSVDRGNYTCSGYAYIDSPQDIGYGATISAPHMHAYALEILEDKLCDGARALDVGSGSGYLTACMAMMLGTNGLAIGIEHISELKSFAMQNIQRDNPELLESGRVQLVVGDGRLGYPEKAPYDAIHVGAAAKEMPQALIDQLAPGGRLVLPVGPRNSDQVLVQVDKTKDGKIKKKSLTGVVFVPLTSKDKQHPS; translated from the exons ATGGCCTGGTCTGGGAGATTTCACGCAAAAAACAATCATGATCTTATACAACATCTGAAAT CATCAAGAATAATTAAATCAGACAGAGTTTATGAAGCAATGTCTTCTGTAGATAGAGGAAATTATACCTGTTCTGGCTATGCATATATAGATTCTCCACAGGATATTGGCTATGGTGCAACTATAAGTGCTCCTCATATG cATGCATATGCTTTGGAAATACTTGAAGATAAGCTGTGTGATGGTGCTAGAGCATTAGATGTTGGTTCTGGTTCTGGATATTTAACAGCATGTATGGCAATGATGTTAGGAACAAATGGATTAGCTATAGGTATTGAACATATTTCTGAACTTAAATCATTTGCTATGCAAAATATTCAGAGAGATAACCCAGAACTTCTTGAAAGCGGTCGTGTTCAATTAGTtg TTGGAGATGGAAGATTAGGATATCCAGAAAAAGCACCATATGATGCTATTCATGTGGGAGCTGCTGCTAAAGAAATGCCTCAAGCT TTAATTGATCAACTAGCTCCTGGAGGACGTTTGGTGTTACCAGTGGGTCCAAGGAACTCAGATCAAGTTTTAGTACAGGTTGATAAAACAAAGGATGGGAAGATTAAGAAAAAGTCTCTTACGGGTGTAGTTTTTGTTCCATTAACAAGTAAAGATAAACAACATCCTTCATGA
- the LOC100649399 gene encoding T-cell activation inhibitor, mitochondrial isoform X3 gives MYCALGRCFCRKDAVRALSTGEISTALRPFYFTVHPDLFGQYPTQRTVNENSLKQLSSIIESLQQQRPIRPTTLPFYLRSKNEKELKAGKFTLVQIQLKEKDLRQTILSILKTCDLPTTFVDQIEEQKPPDSTKYKSRYWQRKGAGEDIDFSELEDDPIYASILMKRKINSEPDALKAYLDKHINEVHVKLEACRPMREEVQKLEKILCTELGLKNIIWDCGWNIAHYRGCLLAFKALAEHHPEPMEVLKNRTLVFANDTGISVEGNVMLNSGEVRHNWLDLIKNIQKYDVVLFRLPAFEKAVSQVLLDIKVGRRKFMPKVMVSQYERQLRQLTTTLSDYRGRRNYPKMWPADLSTYEIVIEAEAGPLMLSPTGQFIVPSSCPSFLLVNFITDNLEEATKRLHHYNNIKYVERELHDKTVQELGLTVLNKDDSITPDLMIQCCERLLLHKSVLAPLLKGVMLWVTHYYSVMSDGVLCIPWDWKL, from the exons ATGTATTGTGCATTAGGAAGATG TTTTTGCAGGAAAGATGCAGTAAGAGCTTTAAGTACGGGTGAAATATCCACCGCACTGCGACCTTTTTATTTTACCGTTCACCCCGATCTTTTTGGACAATATCCTACGCAAAGA acagtaaatgaaaattctttaaaaCAATTAAGTTCTATTATAGAAAGTTTACAACAGCAAAGACCAATAAGACCTACCACTTTACCATTTTATTTACGCTCAAAAAATGAAAAGGAACTCAAGGCTGGAAAATTTACTTTGGTACAGatacaattgaaagaaaaggatTTAAGACAAACTATACTTTCTATCTTAAAGACATGTGATTTGCCAACAACATTCGTAGATCAAATTGAAGAACAAAAGCCACCAGATAGTACAAAGTACAAGTCAAGATATTGGCAAAGAAAAGGAGCTGGGGAAGATATAGATTTCTCAGAACTGGAAGATGATCCTATTTATGCATCtattttaatgaaaagaaaaattaattcagaACCTGATGCTCTTAA GGCATATTTAGATAAACACATTAATGAAGTACATGTGAAGTTAGAAGCATGTAGACCAATGAGAGAAGAAGTACAAAAGTTGGAAAAGATATTATGTACTGAAttaggtttgaaaaatattatatgggACTGTGGATGGAACATAGCTCATTACAGGGGATGTTTATTAGCTTTTAAGGCATTAGCTGAACATCATCCTGAACCAATGGAAGTACTCAAAAATAGGACACTTGTCTTTGCCAATGATACAGGCATAAGTGTAGAGGGAAATGTTATGTTAAATTCAGGTGAAGTTAGACACAATTGGCTTGat tTAATCAAGAACATTCAGAAGTATGATGTGGTATTATTTAGATTACCAGCTTTCGAAAAGGCAGTTTCACAAGTGCTTCTTGACATTAAAGTTGGTCGACG GAAATTCATGCCAAAAGTAATGGTTAGCCAGTATGAACGCCAACTTCGACAACTTACAACAACCCTCTCGGATTATCGAGGACGACGAAATTATCCGAAAATGTGGCCAGCCGATTTATCTACTTATGAAATCGTAATTGAAGC tgaAGCAGGTCCTTTAATGCTCTCTCCTACTGGACAGTTTATAGTTCCATCTTCATGTCCAAGTTTCCTTTTAGTAAACTTTATTACTGATAATTTAGAAGAAGCCACTAAAAGATTACATCATTACAATAA CATAAAATATGTAGAACGCGAACTACATGACAAAACAGTCCAGGAATTGGGATTGACTGTTTTAAATAAGGATGACAGTATAACTCCTGATTTGATGATACAATGTTGTGAACGCCTATTATTGCATAAAAGCGTTCTAGCTCCTTTATTGAAAGGCGTTATGCTTTGGGTGACGCATTATTACTCTGTCATGAGTGATGGTGTATTATGTATTCCATGGGACTGGAAACTTTGA
- the LOC100649008 gene encoding protein-L-isoaspartate(D-aspartate) O-methyltransferase isoform X1, with protein MKVVKTAISLLFSEFAYEMAWSGRFHAKNNHDLIQHLKSSRIIKSDRVYEAMSSVDRGNYTCSGYAYIDSPQDIGYGATISAPHMHAYALEILEDKLCDGARALDVGSGSGYLTACMAMMLGTNGLAIGIEHISELKSFAMQNIQRDNPELLESGRVQLVVGDGRLGYPEKAPYDAIHVGAAAKEMPQALIDQLAPGGRLVLPVGPRNSDQVLVQVDKTKDGKIKKKSLTGVVFVPLTSKDKQHPS; from the exons ATGAAAGTGGTAAAAACAG CGataagtttattattttctgaATTTGCATATGAAATGGCCTGGTCTGGGAGATTTCACGCAAAAAACAATCATGATCTTATACAACATCTGAAAT CATCAAGAATAATTAAATCAGACAGAGTTTATGAAGCAATGTCTTCTGTAGATAGAGGAAATTATACCTGTTCTGGCTATGCATATATAGATTCTCCACAGGATATTGGCTATGGTGCAACTATAAGTGCTCCTCATATG cATGCATATGCTTTGGAAATACTTGAAGATAAGCTGTGTGATGGTGCTAGAGCATTAGATGTTGGTTCTGGTTCTGGATATTTAACAGCATGTATGGCAATGATGTTAGGAACAAATGGATTAGCTATAGGTATTGAACATATTTCTGAACTTAAATCATTTGCTATGCAAAATATTCAGAGAGATAACCCAGAACTTCTTGAAAGCGGTCGTGTTCAATTAGTtg TTGGAGATGGAAGATTAGGATATCCAGAAAAAGCACCATATGATGCTATTCATGTGGGAGCTGCTGCTAAAGAAATGCCTCAAGCT TTAATTGATCAACTAGCTCCTGGAGGACGTTTGGTGTTACCAGTGGGTCCAAGGAACTCAGATCAAGTTTTAGTACAGGTTGATAAAACAAAGGATGGGAAGATTAAGAAAAAGTCTCTTACGGGTGTAGTTTTTGTTCCATTAACAAGTAAAGATAAACAACATCCTTCATGA
- the LOC100646277 gene encoding equilibrative nucleoside transporter 3 isoform X1 encodes MSYSINRRPLLGGVSDSEFEDDLETEADDPNISVPDEKPFLNQYEPSDKYNLAYIVFYVLGINTLIPWSFFITADDYWLYKFREIQKNSTKGINYTHMENLEKKTDLQASFTSYISVASALPNTFFLIVNAFISERIPLRVRMVGSQCTILLFFILTTMFVKINTDKWQGTFLIITLITVACVNAASAIFGGSLMGIAGRFSPKYITAMSSGQALGGIITAIAEICSLWIGASPVLSGLVYFIIGDVILFLSLIAYIILEKAVFFRHHMVEKLSENVEADYSITGEVTFSQGTTISYMRIIKRIWHYGINVFLVFLISFSVYPALTVLVDSQYKGKGYVWNDIYFVPVVTYLIFSCGDYTGRILSGIFQWPKNKPWQVVFLSLMRVIFVPAFIFCNAQPRHHLSVYIHNDLYYILMTVAFAISNGYLCNLSFILTPMVVDSQEKEIACIMMGAFLGIGLISGSALSLLIVKAL; translated from the exons ATGTCATATTCTATAAATAGAAGACCTTTGCTAGGAGGTGTATCAGACAGTGAATTTGAAGATGATTTAGAAACTGAAGCTGATGATCCAAATATTTCTGTTCCGGATGAAAAACCATTCCTAAATCAATATGAACCGAGTGATAA atataatcttgcatatatcgTTTTTTATGTACTTGGTATAAATACATTAATTCCTTGGAGCTTTTTCATCACAGCTGATGATTATTGGTTGTATAAATTTCGAGAGATACAGAAAAATTCTACAAAAGGTATTAATTACACTCAtatggaaaatttagaaaaaaaaactgATCTCCAAGCTAGTTTTACATCATATATAAGCGTAGCAAGTGCACTaccaaatacattttttttaattgtaaatgcaTTTATTAGTGAAAG aaTTCCCTTAAGAGTAAGAATGGTGGGCTCTCAATgcacaatattattattttttattctaacaacaatgtttgttaaaataaatacggACAAAT GGCAGggaacatttttaataattacctTGATCACAGTGGCATGTGtcaatg CTGCAAGTGCAATTTTTGGAGGGAGTTTAATGGGTATTGCTGGACGCTTTTCTCCAAAATATATAACAGCTATGTCAAGTGGGCAAGCTCTTGGAGGAATTATTACTGCTATAGCAGAAATATGTTCTCTTTGGATTGGTGCTAGTCCTGTACTTTCAGGGctagtttattttataattggaGATGTTATATTGTTCTTATCTTTGATTGCATATATAATTCTAGAAAAAGCA GTATTTTTCAGACATCATATGGTAGAAAAATTGTCTGAAAATGTAGAAGCAGATTATTCAATAACCGGAGAAGTAACTTTTTCGCAAGGCACTACAATATCTTATATGCGtattattaaaagaatttgGCATTATGGTATTAATGTATTTCTAGTATTTTTGATATCCTTTTCTGTATATCCAGCACTTACTGTGTTAGTGGACAGTCAGTATAAAGGCAAAGGTTATGTATGGAATG atatttattttgtacCTGTGGTGACCTACCTCATTTTTAGTTGTGGTGATTATACTGGAAGAATATTATCAGGCATTTTTCAATGG ccAAAAAATAAACCATGGCAAGTCGTATTTTTAAGTCTGATGAGAGTCATCTTTGTACCagcttttatattttgtaatgcTCAGCCCCGACATCATCTTTCTGTTTATATTCATAATgatctttattatattttaatgacTGTTGCATTTGCCATCAGTAATGGCTATCTAtgtaatttatcatttattttaactCCTAT GGTTGTAGATTCTCAAGAGAAGGAAATTGCATGTATTATGATGGGAGCTTTCCTTGGTATAGGATTAATATCAGGTTCTGCACTCAGTTTGCTTATAGTTAAAGCACTTTAA